The following are from one region of the Carcharodon carcharias isolate sCarCar2 chromosome 27, sCarCar2.pri, whole genome shotgun sequence genome:
- the LOC121270237 gene encoding zinc finger protein 239-like, whose product MERETTIHIAEKPYTCSVCGRSFNQSSGLSRHKHSHTREKPWKCGDCGKGFRFPSELEIHRRSHTGERPFTCSTCGKGFTLSSNLLSHQRVHSEARPFKCPDCGKCFKSSWELMYHQCVHTDKRPFKCSHCGTGFRRSSQLIVHQRIHTGERPFTCSTCGKGFTHSPHLLRHQRVHTGERPFTCSTCGKGFTRSSHLLTHQRVHTGERPFSCPQCRKGFTQLSSLLRHQQIHTGKRPFSCPQCGKRFTTSSNLLTHQRVHTGERPFTCPQCGKRFTTSSNLLTHQRVHTGERPFTCAQCGKRFTHSPHLLRHQQIHK is encoded by the coding sequence ATGGAAAGAGAAACCACCATTCACATCGCAGAGAAACCGTACACGTGCTCTGTGTGTGGACGAAGCTTCAACCAATCATCTGGCCTGTcaagacacaaacacagccacaccAGGGaaaaaccgtggaaatgtggggactgtgggaagggattcagattccCGTCTGAGTTGGAAATACATCGGCGCAgtcacacaggggagaggccattcacctgctccacgtgtgggaagggatttactctttcatccaacctgctgagccaccagcgagttcacagtgaagcgagaccttttaaatgtccagACTGTGGGAAATGCTTTAAAAGTTCCTGGGAGCTGATGTACCATCAGTGTGTTCACACTGACAAGAGACCATTTaaatgctctcactgtgggactgggtttaGGCGATCATCTCAACTCAttgtacaccagcgaattcacactggggagaggccattcacctgctccacttgtgggaagggattcactcattcaccccacctgctgagacatcagcgagttcacacgggggagagaccattcacctgctccacttgtgggaagggattcactcggtcatcccacctgctgacacaccagcgagttcacactggggagaggccatttagcTGCCCCCAGTGtcggaagggattcactcagttatctagcctgctgagacaccagcaaattcacactggGAAGAGGCCGTTTTCCTGCCctcagtgtgggaagagattcactacCTCATctaacctgctgacacaccagcgagttcacactggggagagaccattcacttgccctcagtgtgggaagagattcactacctcatccaacctgctgacacaccagcgagttcacactggggagagaccattcacctgcgcCCAGTGTGGTAAgagattcactcattcaccccacctgctgagacaccagcaaattcacaagTAA